In Alicyclobacillus macrosporangiidus CPP55, a single window of DNA contains:
- a CDS encoding LytR/AlgR family response regulator transcription factor: protein MQDVPVLSEIEQVLAEWIPPAASVALAVEDAYVRYKPGEWDIRLKPGDPVRTGSVAAHVLQLGRRVETDVDERVYGLPYHGKGYPLHAPEGRRAALVVILPQQDPRAVSPRRVIVGRDGEVWRPIPVEDIAWFESYDKRTWLYTPHGKFTTIYTLSALEAQLPEGMFLRIHRSFLVNIHWIHTISRDIHGALLVEIRHPFGQRLPVAHGCTRRVREVLGF, encoded by the coding sequence ATGCAAGATGTGCCAGTCTTGTCGGAAATTGAACAGGTGCTCGCGGAATGGATCCCGCCGGCCGCGTCGGTGGCGTTGGCGGTGGAGGATGCTTATGTCCGGTACAAGCCGGGCGAATGGGATATCCGCCTGAAGCCGGGGGACCCGGTGCGCACGGGCAGTGTGGCGGCGCACGTGCTGCAGTTGGGCCGCCGCGTGGAGACGGACGTGGACGAGCGGGTCTACGGGCTTCCCTACCATGGTAAGGGCTATCCGCTGCATGCGCCGGAGGGGCGGCGGGCGGCACTCGTCGTCATCCTGCCCCAGCAGGATCCGCGGGCGGTGTCGCCGAGGCGCGTGATCGTCGGCCGCGATGGCGAGGTGTGGCGCCCCATTCCGGTGGAGGACATCGCCTGGTTCGAGAGCTACGACAAACGGACCTGGCTGTACACCCCGCACGGCAAGTTCACCACGATCTATACGTTGAGCGCCCTGGAAGCCCAGTTGCCTGAAGGGATGTTCCTGCGCATCCACCGGTCTTTCCTGGTCAACATCCACTGGATCCACACCATCTCCAGGGATATCCACGGTGCGCTGCTCGTGGAGATTCGCCATCCGTTCGGACAACGCCTG
- a CDS encoding dihydrofolate reductase: protein MATSASADPVEGAGARAPVVSLLVAYARGRVIGKDGRLPWHLPADLRHFKRLTLGHTVVMGRRTYASIGRPLPDRRNVVLSRDPAFHPDGVEVVRSVEELERALGLDGSRPGEEVFIIGGEQLFRLFLPRAGRLYITEIDLDVDGDTFFPAWDPSAFKLIDARQGVVDERNPYPHRFLVYERIDRP, encoded by the coding sequence GTGGCCACATCGGCCAGCGCCGACCCGGTCGAGGGTGCGGGGGCGCGGGCGCCGGTCGTGAGCCTGCTGGTGGCGTACGCGCGAGGCCGGGTGATCGGCAAAGACGGCCGCCTGCCCTGGCACCTGCCGGCCGATCTGCGCCACTTCAAGCGCCTCACGCTGGGCCACACGGTGGTCATGGGCCGCCGGACGTACGCATCCATCGGGCGGCCGCTGCCGGATCGGCGCAATGTGGTGCTCTCGCGCGATCCCGCGTTTCACCCCGATGGCGTCGAGGTGGTGCGCTCGGTCGAGGAACTGGAGCGGGCGCTGGGGCTGGACGGGTCCAGGCCGGGCGAGGAGGTGTTCATCATCGGCGGCGAGCAGCTGTTCCGCCTGTTCTTGCCGAGGGCGGGGCGGTTGTATATCACCGAGATCGATCTCGATGTCGACGGCGACACCTTCTTCCCGGCCTGGGACCCGTCGGCGTTCAAGCTGATCGATGCCCGGCAGGGCGTGGTGGACGAGCGCAACCCGTATCCGCACCGGTTCTTGGTGTACGAGCGGATCGATCGCCCTTGA
- a CDS encoding thymidylate synthase has translation MRQYHDLCERILREGVRKEDRTGVGTLSVFGHQMRFDLREGFPLLTTKKLHVKSIIYELLWFLRGDTNVRYLQEHGVTIWDEWAREDGDLGPIYGKQWRAFAGANGKTVDQIRWVIDEIQRNPNSRRLVVSAWNPPELDEMALPPCHVLFQFYVANGRLSCQLYQRSADTFLGVPFNIASYALLTHMVAHVTGLEVGEFIHTLGDAHLYLNHLEQVKLLLSREPYPLPRLRLNPAVKSIFEFDYDDIEIIGYQAHPPIRAEVAV, from the coding sequence ATGCGCCAGTATCACGATCTGTGCGAGCGAATCCTGCGCGAGGGCGTGCGCAAGGAGGATCGGACCGGCGTCGGGACCCTCAGCGTGTTCGGGCACCAGATGCGCTTCGACCTGCGCGAGGGGTTTCCGCTCCTCACGACCAAGAAGCTGCACGTGAAGTCCATCATTTACGAACTCCTGTGGTTTTTGCGCGGCGACACCAATGTCCGCTATCTGCAGGAACACGGGGTGACGATATGGGACGAGTGGGCCCGCGAGGACGGCGATCTCGGTCCCATCTACGGCAAACAGTGGCGTGCCTTCGCCGGGGCAAACGGGAAGACAGTGGATCAGATCCGCTGGGTGATCGACGAGATCCAGCGCAATCCCAACTCACGGCGCCTGGTGGTCAGCGCCTGGAACCCGCCGGAGCTGGACGAGATGGCCCTGCCCCCGTGCCACGTGCTGTTCCAGTTCTACGTGGCAAACGGGCGCCTGTCGTGCCAGCTGTACCAGCGCAGCGCGGACACGTTCCTCGGGGTGCCGTTCAACATCGCCAGCTATGCCCTGCTGACGCACATGGTCGCGCACGTCACGGGGCTGGAGGTCGGCGAGTTCATCCACACCCTGGGCGACGCGCACCTGTACCTCAACCACCTGGAGCAGGTGAAGCTGTTGCTCAGCCGCGAACCATACCCGCTGCCGCGGCTGCGCCTGAACCCGGCGGTCAAGTCCATCTTCGAATTTGACTACGACGACATCGAGATCATCGGATACCAGGCGCACCCGCCCATCCGTGCGGAGGTGGCGGTGTGA
- a CDS encoding alpha/beta hydrolase, with product MDVDQERITSGVCVEERVTVVSQGSTGESAQVPGHTFLQERPPVQGHVPVLGSVPAPAGAPATASNRPLSFTPPRCWSQGRRLRVGDADIFFRFLLPPVQRLILIMIHGAGQHSGQFLEFARACAAAGLGVYAIDLRGFGLSSGRRGHVDSFRQYLCDLDGVVAWVHHVHEGLPVYLVGHSLGGTVAIRYAQEYPGRVQGAVLSAPALRIRVRIPRALRHLAGVMARCAPGFGIQPDAWPRLTRWLPDLRHCVPGVGERRDRLCTMEYTARWLVELLRNGAQALDRALDFRVPALFLCGEDDPVVDPLAIRQFFDGLPVPDKRYESFIGVGHRLFHGEKKRHVMERAITWLRERA from the coding sequence ATGGACGTCGACCAGGAGCGGATCACGTCGGGGGTATGCGTGGAAGAACGGGTGACGGTGGTCAGCCAGGGATCCACAGGTGAATCGGCGCAGGTTCCAGGCCATACGTTCCTTCAAGAGCGGCCGCCCGTACAAGGCCATGTGCCGGTCCTTGGCTCGGTTCCCGCTCCCGCCGGCGCTCCCGCGACCGCGTCCAACCGTCCCCTCTCCTTCACGCCACCGCGGTGCTGGAGCCAGGGCAGGCGGCTACGCGTGGGAGATGCCGACATCTTCTTCCGCTTCCTGTTGCCGCCCGTGCAGCGGTTGATCCTCATCATGATCCACGGGGCCGGGCAGCACTCGGGCCAGTTCCTCGAGTTCGCGCGCGCATGCGCGGCCGCCGGTCTGGGAGTCTACGCCATCGATCTGCGCGGCTTCGGCCTCTCCTCCGGACGCCGCGGGCACGTCGATTCCTTCCGCCAATACCTCTGCGATCTCGACGGCGTCGTCGCCTGGGTCCACCACGTGCACGAGGGGCTCCCGGTATATCTGGTGGGCCACAGCCTGGGCGGGACCGTCGCCATCCGCTACGCCCAGGAGTATCCGGGCCGCGTGCAGGGGGCGGTGCTGTCCGCGCCGGCGCTGCGCATCCGGGTCCGCATCCCGCGGGCGCTCCGGCACCTGGCCGGCGTGATGGCTCGGTGCGCGCCCGGGTTCGGGATTCAGCCAGACGCTTGGCCCCGCCTGACGCGCTGGTTGCCCGACCTCCGTCACTGTGTGCCTGGTGTCGGGGAGCGGCGGGATCGACTGTGCACCATGGAATACACCGCCCGCTGGCTGGTGGAACTTTTGCGCAATGGGGCACAGGCGCTCGATCGGGCCCTCGACTTTCGCGTACCCGCGCTGTTTCTGTGCGGCGAGGACGATCCGGTGGTCGATCCGCTCGCCATCCGCCAATTCTTCGACGGCCTCCCGGTGCCGGACAAACGGTACGAGTCCTTCATCGGCGTGGGGCACCGCCTCTTCCACGGAGAGAAGAAGCGGCACGTCATGGAGCGGGCCATCACCTGGTTGCGGGAGCGCGCGTAG
- a CDS encoding Gfo/Idh/MocA family protein: MSMQSHEAVRQPEQSIHTAPMRIGIAGAGAFAVFLAESLAPLAACQLVAVAGRTPAKRQAVLNAWRSRRTPTLTSADPEPKEFDEARDLAVAEGVDAVLIATPPHLHTTLAEAAITAGKHVLLEKPGALRAADLQRVADMARDRDRSLLVNLVMPHSPIVQAVQALLIAGALGPADMAVMHNQVHRVSDGHWFWDGQQSGGILVEHGVHFFEVGRRWFGQPVAWHAGAAATHASRLAQVSQADAPVPARVWATVIHEGGGSRVPVHYYHGFVRPQEVPEDTAWQILCRYGRVNVYGWVPMRLEIEGTVPAALAPAVEQLLDALPLEPSMEAMAGFQDAVQALAQAGAAGERRGDEQRGDPAGTTTAQAITASQAGTTAPHAGTRVPVRRAVELRDRQGWYTALVQARFLDLLQAARQPGFRGLVTAEDAIADLALAEACTRAYTGA; this comes from the coding sequence ATGTCCATGCAATCTCACGAAGCGGTGCGGCAGCCCGAACAGTCCATCCACACCGCGCCCATGCGCATTGGCATCGCCGGCGCCGGCGCCTTCGCCGTGTTTCTGGCCGAGAGCCTCGCGCCCCTGGCCGCGTGCCAGCTCGTGGCCGTGGCCGGGCGGACCCCTGCCAAGCGGCAGGCGGTGTTGAACGCCTGGCGATCCCGCCGGACGCCCACCCTGACCTCTGCCGACCCGGAGCCCAAGGAGTTCGACGAGGCCCGCGATCTCGCGGTCGCCGAGGGGGTGGACGCCGTCCTCATCGCCACCCCGCCCCACCTGCACACGACGCTGGCCGAGGCTGCCATCACCGCAGGCAAGCATGTCCTGCTCGAAAAGCCCGGGGCCCTGCGGGCCGCCGACCTACAGCGCGTCGCTGACATGGCCCGCGACCGGGATCGATCCCTGCTCGTCAACCTGGTCATGCCGCACAGCCCCATCGTGCAGGCCGTCCAGGCCCTGTTGATCGCGGGCGCCTTGGGACCCGCTGACATGGCCGTGATGCACAACCAGGTCCATCGCGTGTCCGATGGCCACTGGTTCTGGGATGGCCAGCAGAGCGGCGGCATCCTGGTGGAACACGGCGTCCACTTCTTCGAGGTGGGCCGGCGCTGGTTCGGCCAGCCCGTCGCGTGGCACGCCGGGGCGGCGGCAACACATGCATCCCGCCTGGCGCAGGTCTCCCAGGCCGACGCCCCGGTGCCGGCCCGGGTGTGGGCGACCGTGATCCACGAGGGCGGAGGATCCCGGGTGCCCGTCCACTACTACCACGGCTTCGTCCGACCCCAGGAGGTGCCGGAGGACACCGCCTGGCAGATCCTGTGCCGTTACGGCCGCGTCAACGTGTATGGGTGGGTGCCGATGCGGCTGGAGATCGAAGGGACCGTGCCCGCGGCGCTGGCCCCCGCCGTGGAGCAGCTCCTCGACGCCTTGCCGCTCGAGCCCTCCATGGAGGCCATGGCCGGCTTCCAGGACGCCGTCCAAGCGCTGGCGCAGGCCGGCGCGGCTGGAGAGCGGCGTGGCGACGAGCAGCGTGGCGATCCTGCCGGCACCACCACCGCGCAAGCCATCACGGCCTCGCAGGCCGGCACCACCGCGCCGCACGCCGGCACGCGCGTCCCCGTGCGGCGTGCCGTGGAGCTGCGCGATCGACAGGGCTGGTACACCGCCCTCGTGCAGGCGCGCTTCCTCGATCTCCTGCAGGCCGCCCGCCAACCTGGCTTCCGCGGCCTTGTCACA